The Syntrophobotulus glycolicus DSM 8271 DNA window ACTCTCAGTCTCCTTTGTCAGAGAATCTTTATCCCGCCCCAGAGAGGGTTCAATGTGCGCGGCGGAGAATCTTGCACTCTAAGAAATATTTAACGAAGGAGAAATCGTCATGTTCCCTTTAGTAATATTGGCCATAGAAAATGATGATGACAGAGAATACATCACAGAGCTATATGTACAGTATTATTCCATCATGAAAAAGACAGCTTATCAGATTTTACGGAATTACGACATTGTCGATGACCTGATAAACGAGGCCTTTTTAAAACTGATCGAAAAAATTTCAACTTTAAGGGCATTGGAGTGTTGCAAAAGGACCTCTTACATCGTCTATACGATCAGAAACATTTCAATCGACTACATTAAGCACCGTACTGTTGAGACAAAAATGGTATTTATGGGTATGGAGGATGACCTGATGGATTCAATTCCTGACACGGCCAATACACCGGAAGAAATTTCCGCGGCCAAAGAAACCTATGAAGAATTGGGAGCGGCAATCGAAACATTATCAGAAAGGGACAGGGACTTACTGTACTGTAAATACAATCTTGAGCTGAAAGAAAAAGAAATAGCGGAGGTCATGAATATACCGGTAAATAACATACGCCAATACTTGGTGCGGGCCAGACGCAGAGCATTAAAAACGCTTAATGAAAGGGGGCTGCAAAAATGACTGTCAGCCATAATCCTATGGACAAAAATCAACTTCTCGAAGAGCTTGCAGAAATACAGATAAAGCTCGCAATGACAAGCTATGCTGAACGCGACGGACAACGGCTTCTTCAGGAAAACGAAGAACTGAGGAAAGATCCGTTCTATCAGCCTACAGTTGAAGCAAAACGTAAATTTAAGAGGATGATCAATCAGCACTATTACAAGCAAAAAGCAAAAAATATACTGCAGATATTCTCTAGAAACTTAAATAAGACAGCAGTGGTTTTTTCACTTTTGATCGTCTTGCTCTTGACCTCTGCCTTTACCGTCCAGGCTGTGAGGATAAAAGTATTGAACTTATTTATCAGTATGGAAGACAAGTATACGGAAATACGGCTTGAAGACAAAGGGACTATTGTCGGAAATGATCTGCTCATCAACTGGGAGAATGCTTATGCACCCGCCGTTATTCCAGAGGGTTACTCAATCAGCAACCTGACAAATCACCAAAACCTCAAATCAATTGAGTATACAAGCAAAAACGGAGGAATTATTCTGTTTCAGCAAATCGATAAGAATGGAAGCACAAATGTGGATACGGAGAATGCAGAAAAAGTGGAAAAGGTGACTGTCCAAGGAAGAGAAGGGCTTTTAGTGAATAAAGAAGGCCTGATTACTGTGATCTGGTCTAATGATTCCTATGGATTCATTTTACATGCACAGACTGCTGATTTGGGGAATAAGGATGTTTTTCAAATAGCCGAAAGCGTTACTTGGGTAAAATAAATTTTTATTAGGGTGTTGCAAAATCCATTTTCAATCGTTTGTATAAATGAGAAGAAAATTTTTCCAAATAAAATTGGGGAGGGTTTTATTGATGAAGGGAAAAAAGATTGCCGTAGCAACACTGTTAGTCATGTTAACGACAGGCACACCAGTTTATGCCGAAACCAATGCTTCTATTAGTGCCAGAACTGGACAAATTACTCCATACTATGCATATCTCTCTAGAATTGGAGCAGGTCTTTCGATAGAAGGGAACGG harbors:
- a CDS encoding DUF4367 domain-containing protein produces the protein MTVSHNPMDKNQLLEELAEIQIKLAMTSYAERDGQRLLQENEELRKDPFYQPTVEAKRKFKRMINQHYYKQKAKNILQIFSRNLNKTAVVFSLLIVLLLTSAFTVQAVRIKVLNLFISMEDKYTEIRLEDKGTIVGNDLLINWENAYAPAVIPEGYSISNLTNHQNLKSIEYTSKNGGIILFQQIDKNGSTNVDTENAEKVEKVTVQGREGLLVNKEGLITVIWSNDSYGFILHAQTADLGNKDVFQIAESVTWVK
- a CDS encoding RNA polymerase sigma factor, whose product is MFPLVILAIENDDDREYITELYVQYYSIMKKTAYQILRNYDIVDDLINEAFLKLIEKISTLRALECCKRTSYIVYTIRNISIDYIKHRTVETKMVFMGMEDDLMDSIPDTANTPEEISAAKETYEELGAAIETLSERDRDLLYCKYNLELKEKEIAEVMNIPVNNIRQYLVRARRRALKTLNERGLQK